A stretch of DNA from Piliocolobus tephrosceles isolate RC106 chromosome 21, ASM277652v3, whole genome shotgun sequence:
GCTCTCAGAAAAGGGCATTTGGGGCCCAGGGCACCCTCTCGTCTTCCTGTGCCCTGCCACCAGCTCTGAGACTCTCCTGCCCTGGTAGCCTCTGGCATTTGCCCTGCCACAGTGTGAGGGAATCAGGGAGTGTCTAAAGCCAGAGGCGGGAAGCACAGCTTACAGCACTGGGTGACAGCGCCCGCAGTGGTCAGGTCCCGGTATTCCCGGTACATGTTGTGGGTGCCGCTCCGGGAGTCATAGCGCAGCCAGATTCCAAAGTTCTTCACCCGCAGTGGGGACTTCTCAAACACCTGCCAAGGAGAGGCCACAGGGAGAGGTGAGCCGGATCCGCCCTAGCCCCTTCCTCCTGAACCCTCGGCCTCTAAAGCACACCCCAGCCTCCAGGCCTACTCTATGGCCAGACtgttgtgcctcagtttcccagccCCATCCAGCTTCAGGAACCCTTGGGGAGCCTGCCAGGTAAGGGAACTTTCCACGCCAACAGCCTGAAGTCCAGGCTTCCTCCACGGAGAGACCAACCCACCCCAGATGCAGTCCCTAAACTCAGGTCTCCTGGGACCTGTCTGGGCCAAGTTAGCTACCACCCACGGACCGGACAGCCATCGCCTCTCCTCACTTGATAAACAGGGCCCAGAGAAGACAGCACTAACCAAAGTATCCCACCATGCCACCCACCCCCTTCCTGCATCGCTGGCTTTCTAATCAGGGAAATGGCACATAAGCTCTGCTCCAGTCCCATGACCCAGAGAAAAACACAACCCATGGCTCTGATGTctgatgtgctgggattacaggcatgagccaccgtgcccggtccatGTCTAATTAATTCTTGAGATGCATTATGCCCCATGAGGCTCAAATCCACTCCAGACCCACACGGCCCCGGCCTCCCCATACCTGCCCACAGTAGACAATCTCCCCTGAagacttcttcatcttctttaacTGAGATACGAAGTACCAGAAGCGGGACTTGGCGACGACATGATTAGGCGCAAAGATTCGCATGCGGTAGAGGGGTGGTGTGTGGCATTTGGGGGTGGGCAGGCAGCGACCCACCACCTTGTACTCTCGTAGCTGAAAGGAAACAGGACTGAGATTAAGGCCAGCACATACACCTGGCAACTGTGGAGATTCACCTCACTCCCTTGCCTGCACCCGATGACCACAGATTCAGGCAGTAGGAGACAGGGCCACCCCAGGGCCTCCATGTGGATTCCTGGTGACTGTGGGTCACACTCCCCACCACAGCTTTATCCACAAAAAGAACTGAGGAGAGGGAGGTCGCCAGGGAGAATTAATTAAGTTGCCCGACTCGCCTTTGCCTGGGCTAAGGGTTTCAGACCAGGAAAGCTGAGGCTTAGTTAGACCCACAGTCTCCTTTCTTCATGCTGCAGTCCTGAACTGCTTTGCAGTCCCCGTCAAACAGCTACTCTGCACCTCATAACATCCAGCCAACATCTTCTTTCACCCTGAGGCCCACAGGCAGTGACCAGTATGGGATCTCACAGCCCATTCCAGGCAGAAATAGGACAAGACCTCAGGTCTCTCCCCAGTCCTGGGATCCCTGCACTGTTGCCATGCGAGCTGCGGATGCCTCCGTTTTCCCAACTGCAATCCAAACGTTTGGCCCAGGGAAGGCTCCCGGTTTACAGATGCAGAGGTGAGAATCTTTGGTCAAGTTCAGGCTCTGTTACATGGCACAAAGAAACCACCTTTGAAACTGACTCGTCAGCTTTTTACTAGTATCAATGAAAAACAGGCACAAATTATCGCAGACTGTTCCTATTTTTACTGTGAACCTGACCCACCGGCCTCGGCACCACACGTTCAGGAAGCATCTGGGGCCCGGGGCATCCTCTCGTTTTCCTGTGCCCCGCCACCAGCTCCGAGACTCTCCTGCCCTGGTAGCCTCTGGCATTTACCCCTGGCAATGGGGCCGGCCCCTTTAAcagcaaggaaactgaggctggagatcTGGACAAAACACACCCACTCCATGGGAGTCCGGCTTCTCCTATCTCTGCGCCATAGCGCCGTTTGGTTCTATCCAGTATGTGTCACAGCGTTAAGCCTCACGCTCCCCGTTTCGGCTCATTGTCAGCAATTTTCATCTGCTTCTCACAGCCATTCCGGGAAGAAAATACTACTGCTGCACCGCCACGTCCACATTGCagacaggaaaacagaaacttGGCGGCTTGACGAAGTGCCGGGGCTCGGGCCTCCACGCTGCGCGACATATTCCTTCCCCCGGGAAGAAGACCCGGAGTCCTTGGACCCCCGCGATCCCTGAGTTGGCCCAGGCCACGCATCGCTCTCTCCACGCGGCGCCCACGACGGCCGCCATGTTGACTGCAACAAGAGAACGCGGCGCGCGGCCAAGCAGGACCCAGACAGGAGCGTGCGTCACCAACCCGACCCACGCCACCTCTGCAGACCCCCGATGGGGCCCGTGCCCCATCTCTTGGCCCCCTGCCTCGCCGCGCTCGCCTTACTGTGCCAGAAGCCTTCATGGCGTCCTCTCCGCTCTCGCCGCCACCAGCAAAAGGAAGTGCCCTCTTTCGCGCAGCCGTTCACCAGGCCTTCATTACCGGAAGACCCGCCCTCTCAATGCCGCACGTCCATTGGCTTCTCTGCCCCGCACTCAAAGCGACCTGCGTCTTCATTGGCTACGGATCCACCTACTACTCAAAGCTCGTCCTCTCTTCACAGCGAGACTTCGTTTCCCAGAAGGCAACGAGGCAAGCACCACCTGTTCCACCACGACCGTAACGGAGCGTCGGCGCGCGCGGCACGCCGGGAGTTGTAGGCACTCCGCCAGTCCCGGCTGCCACTAGGGGCGGCGGCGGGCGCCGCCTGCAGGATGCCTAAGCATTGAACTGGACCTCGGGTGGCTGCGGTGTTTACGATGAGATGCCGATGCTTCACACTCTGGGCCTCGTCCTCCAGGGAGGTGTGTTACGGAGGTCTCCGGCCCGATACCTGAgggttctcatctgtaaaactggaataCAAATTATATGTTTTTCTCTAGCGATGTTGCAGCACGAATATTGAGTAAGCGCTGGAATGCCGTTTTTATTTGGGGTCCGATTTGTGTTTCATAGTAGGTGGGATTCAAACCCTGTCTGCCTGCCTCCAGTTCATAAAGAACCTGGGGGAgcgggggttgggggagagcTCGCGGAGAGCACGAGAATGGATCAAGATCCAGCCGCCCACTTTGAGGGGCTCGGACAGAAAGAAGCCCTCCTGGGGATGAGGACGGAGACCagatatgaaaaaagaaacagccGCAAACAACTCCCTGATGACAAGGCTGTGAAGTAAAATTAAGAGGaaagaggcaggaggctgaggcatgagaataatttgaactcaggagccagaggttgcagtgagcggagatcgcgcctttgcactccaggctgggggacagagtaagactctgtctcaaaaaagaagaagaagaaaaaaaaaaaaggcaggtaggtgcggtggctcacgcctgtaatcccagcactttcggaggccgtggtgggtggatcacgaggtcaggagttcaagaccagcctggccaacatggcgaaaccctgtctctactaaaaatacaaaaatcagccaggcgtggtggtgggcgcctgtaatcatagctactcaggaggctgaggcaggagaatcgcttgaacctgggagatggaggttgcagcgagccaagctcacaccattgcactccagcctgggagacagggcaagactccaactcggaaaaaaacaaaacgaaaaaaagaaagaaaaaggacagcaagtatgcaattttttattttcatttttcttattttgcatttCAGGTTCTCTGAATCTGGTTTTGTGGATTCAAGTCACTACTgggtgtgattttcttttctttacttttttttttttgagatggagtcttactgtgttcctcaggctgcagtgcagtggtgagatctcggctcactacaacctccgcctcctgggttcaaacgattctcccgcctcagcctccagagtagctgggattacaggtgcccaccaccatgcctgggtaatttttgtatttttagtagagacggggtttcactatgttggttaggctagtctccaactcctgacctcaggtaatccgcctgctgtggcctcccaaagtgttgggattacaggcgtgagccaccgcgcccggcccaatgaTTTTCTTATTCCAGTATGGCTTGGCTCCCTTCACCTCCTTTGTGCTGTTAATGTCAAACATATTACCTTTCTCTATATTATAGACCCAACAATACAATTAatatatagtttttgttgttgttgttttaagatagagtctaactctgtcgcccaaactggagtgcagtggcatcatttgagctcactgcaacctccacctcccaggttcaagcaattctcttgcctcagcctccagcgtagctgggactacaggcgtgcaccaccacgcctggctaatgttttgtatttttagtagagacaggttttaccatgttgtccaggctggcctcgaattcctgacctcaggtgaaccacccccctcggcctcccaaagtgctgggattacaggcatgaggcactgcacccagcctgtttttttgtctgttttgtttttttgagaatccgcctaccttggcctcccaaagtgctgggattacagacatgagccaccaggcctggccaatatATAGTTTtgtacattgcttttttttttttttttttNNNNNNNNNNNNNNNNNNNNNNNNNNNNNNNNNNNNNNNNNNNNNNNNNNNNNNNNNNNNNNNNNNNNNNNNNNNNNNNNNNNNNNNNNNNNNNNNNNNNcgccattctcctgtctcagcctcctgagtagctgggactacaggcgcccgccacctcgcctggctagttttttgtatttttagtagagacggggtttcaccgtgttagccaggatggtttgatctcctgacctcgtgatccacccgtctcggcctcccaaagtgctgggattacaggcttgagccactgcgcccagcctccaattgctttttaaatgtgttaacaGGCAAAGATAGAAGAAATTTGCATTTatgctagattttatttttatttattttgagacag
This window harbors:
- the RPL18A gene encoding 60S ribosomal protein L18a gives rise to the protein MKASGTLREYKVVGRCLPTPKCHTPPLYRMRIFAPNHVVAKSRFWYFVSQLKKMKKSSGEIVYCGQVFEKSPLRVKNFGIWLRYDSRSGTHNMYREYRDLTTAGAVTQCYRDMGARHRARAHSIQIMKVEEIAASKCRRPAVKQFHDSKIKFPLPHRVLRRQHKPRFTTKRPNTFF